AGCGCTGGTCGTTGTTGACGCACTTCCAACCGCCTTCCTTGCTGAGGTACTCGCCGTTAGCGTTCATCGTGTAGTTCACCTTGATCATCCAACCGCCATCCGGCGTGGGCTCCGGGCCGTAAGCAAGCGTCGGACCCTCGATCAACGACAGGCTGAAATCGCTGTCGGGGTCGCCGAGGTCTGCACGTAGCTGGTCTGCGGTGAAGTTGCGCTGATCGGCGCCCACCCACTGGTCGACTGGAGGGGCCAAATGGGCCATCGCTCCGTCGATGTCGCCGCGTGTATCGGCGGCCATGAACTCGGTGAGCGTCGTGCTCACCTGGCCGAGCGCATCGTCGACCGACGGCACCGACGGGGGTACTGGTTGGGCGGCAGGGGGCTGCGTCATCGTCGGCTGAGTGGGGGCGGGGGCAGTGGCGACGGTCGCCTGGGCGGCTGGGGCTGGACGCACGGGGCTGCGGTTGGCTTCGGTGCCAGCGCCACTTGATCGGCACCGGTCGCGGCGGAGGCTCGCGTGGTGGTCGAGCGATCGGTATCTCCCCACCGTACGACTTGAGGCCTTGGTCGTCGTTGACGACCCCCGATTATCGGTCAGCGCAACGTTGGAGCCGTCGCCATCACCCGTGAGTAGCAGAACCCCGATCACGACAGCGCCCACGAGGACGACGACAGCATTGATTGCAACGATGACCTTCAGCCGGTTGGACTGTCCCGAAGGGGGAGGCGGTGCGCCGATGACGTCGGGAGCGACGGCGGGCGTCATGGTTGTCGGCGCTTCCCCGTCAGCGCCAGGAGTTGGCCCAGGGTTGTTGTTCCACGGGCTGGGGCCTGACTGATCGGTCATGGTCGGGACCTTGTCTTCGGTGACGGTGTGGCCACTGACTGTATCGATGGCATGGGTTATTCAACAATAGGAACGAATTTCTTCCGGACTTCGATGAGCCGTAACGTTCAGGCGCATGAAACCCACCGCCACCGCTTCAAGACGCCGTCGTCATCTTGACGATGATGATCCTCGGTGATGGCTGCGGAGGGTCGGGCTTTCCAACGGAGGACACGGCTGTAGCGACGACGGCTGCGACGTCAACGAGCGCCAACGCCACCACGGCTGCGCCGGCGACCACAGCGGCGACAACCGCTGCTCCGGCTGCCGAAACCACGACCACGGCGGACCTCCCGGCCACCACCGTGCCCAGCGCAGAAGAGAGTGACCCGGTGGCCGAGACCGTCGCCGCAGCGAAGCGCTGGCCCACCCGCCAGAAGCTGGCGCAGTTGATGTTCATCGGCTTCAACACTGGCTTCAAGGACACCCCGGGCACGACCGACCCCAGCGCAGCCCAAGCGGTGATCGATGCCGGGGCCGGGGAGTGTTCGTCGGCAGAAAGGAGCTGGGGCTGTTCAACTGCCGGTGCTTCCGGCGGCACAACAGGGCTGCTTCCCGCCTGGGTTGCCACCGACGGCGAGGGCGGGCGTGTCGATCCGCTGCCGCAGGTTGCCGATCCGCTTCCCCCGGCACGAGAGATGGGCACCTGGAACCCTGACCGAATCCGGAGAGGCAGCCGAAGGGCATGGGGCCCAGCTACGGGCCCACGCCGTCAACGTCAACTTTGCGCCGATGCTCGACCTCACCGGTCCCCGAGAGCCGCTGGGCGACCGCACATGGTCGTCCGATCCAGCCACGGTCACGGCAACGGCGGAGCGTTTGCCGAGGGGATGTGCGCCTCCGGGGTACCCCACGTTCAAACACTTCCCGGGGCATGGCCACTCCGACGTGGATGCCGACTACGAACCCGCGACCACGCCCGACTTGGCTACCATCGAAGCGGCCGATCTGCTGCCCTCCGCAACCTCGCCAAGTCGATGGAGGGTCGCTCAGCTCATCATGACCGGCCACCTGGACGTGCCGGGCCTCACCACCGAGGGCCGCCCGTTCTCGCTCGATCCGGGGGCAATGGCCTATCTGCGCAACAACGTCGGGTTCGACGGCGTGGCGGTCACCGACGAACTGGCCGAGATGGGGTCGATCACCCAGCGGGGCATTGGTGTGGACGAGGCGATCGAGCTGTCGCTCGTGGCCGGCAACGACATGGCGCTGTTCTTCGGCGGGCCCGGCGACCTTTGAGGGTGCTCGACCGGCTGAAGGAGCGGTCGCCGACGGCCGACTGTCAGCCGACCGGGTTGACGAGGCGCTGGAACGGGTCATCACGCTGAAGGCCTCGGGGGCCTGCCTCGGCTCGGCCTTGAGGAGGATGAGATCGCTCCAGCTCTCGGTCAGCCGGCCCGCAGGCCGATGCGGTCGAGCAGCTCGCGGTCGGTGTTGCCTTCGGGTTATCGGTCGTCAGCAGCTTCTCGCCGTAGAAGATGCTGTCCGCTCCGGCGGTGAAGCACGGGCCTGCAGCTCGTCGCTCATCTCGGTGCGCCCGGCGCTCAGGCGCACTGCCGAGTCGGGCATCATCAGCCGGGCGACTGCGACAGTGCGCACAAACTCGAACGGGTCGAGCGTCTCGCCGTCGGCCAGCGGCGTGCCCGGCACCTGCACCAGCTCGTTGATCGGCACCGACTCGGGGTGGTGGGCCAGGTTGGCCAGGGTCATCAGCAGCCCGACGCGATCGGCCCGGGTCTCGCCCATGCCCACGATGCCGCCGCAGCACACCTTCATGCCCGCCGAGCGCACGGCATCCAGGGTGTCCAGGCGATCGCCGTAGGTGCGGGTGGTGATGATCTCCTCGTAGTACTCGGCCGAGGTATCCAGGTTGTGGTTGTAGTAGTCCAGGCCGGCGTTGGCCAGCGCCTCGGCGTGGTCGTCGCTCAGCATGCCCAGGGTCATGCAGGTCTCCAGGCCCAGCGCCTTGACGCCCTCGATCATGGCGCTCACACGCTCGATGTCGCGGTCCTTGGGCGAGCGCCAGGCGGCGCCCATGCAGAACCGCTGGGGCACCGCTTTTTGCCCTGCGGGCGGCGGTCAGCACCTTCTCGGTGTCCATCAGCGGCTCGGGCTTCAGGCCGGTGTTGTACTGGGCGGCCTGCGGGCAATAGGCGCAGTCCTCGGGGCAGGCCCCGGTCTTGATCGACAGCAGCGTGCTCAGCTGCACGGCGTCGGGTTCGCGATGGCGACGGTGGGTGCTCTGCGCCCGCCACAGCAGGTCGGTCAGCGGCAGCTCGAACAGGGCGGTCACCTCGTCGGCGGTCCAGTCGTGGCGCAGGTGGTCCGCGGCGCCGGTCGCCGGTGCGGCGGCCTCCGACGTGGTCGCAGCCG
This window of the Candidatus Microthrix subdominans genome carries:
- a CDS encoding glycoside hydrolase family 3 protein, encoding MSIRCRRLPIRFPRHERWAPGTLTESGEAAEGHGAQLRAHAVNVNFAPMLDLTGPREPLGDRTWSSDPATVTATAERLPRGCAPPGYPTFKHFPGHGHSDVDADYEPATTPDLATIEAADLLPSATSPSRWRVAQLIMTGHLDVPGLTTEGRPFSLDPGAMAYLRNNVGFDGVAVTDELAEMGSITQRGIGVDEAIELSLVAGNDMALFFGGPGDL